A stretch of the bacterium genome encodes the following:
- a CDS encoding right-handed parallel beta-helix repeat-containing protein gives MMKLRICNWPAAAIVLLFFACKFAVADSTFVAAGNVSGIWDAAGSPYVVQGNLIVQALDSLEIGNGVTVHFEGPYELRVLGYVAIQGLAGDSVRFTTDTLTNPAKWRGLSFINANDSSYIEYAIFENALANGATASDSLGGAIFAGSGSMVRIENSTFRFNRSSGEGGAVYFANSTLLMDSCFFQNNLSDRDGGALFIRSSAASIVTQTVFQRNRAARSGGGLFVRGGTPQFTSCVFDSNLTGVNGTVQLQLSEARFDSCLLTNNIANLHGGGFSCEQSSPRIYDCVIQNNSTNSFDGGGVYLWESSPHMLRCQVLGNSSADDGGGIHSYREQSNGLFEQCEIRGNSAAGEGAGVWVTLDGAPSFVDCIISQNTAGTHGGGVFLRNNARPSFVNCNIDSNLAHGDGGGISIRQSLPVLVECSFRQNTAYESGGGVQLWEAADAVLDGCVISNNSASLPGGGIAANQSKLTATNCIVVRNNAASGAGGVAVQVAANVNIAHATIAANSGRGVSVESGLANIENSIIAHSGAEAVYFSAAANSRITYSTISGMIEFASGNSDQGPAWIGVPVAVNGNGDSCDTYFNVFSDPMFTDTTGGDWSLSTGSAAVGSGNWLSVTTDQIGNDRPFPAGTLPDMGALESELGQAPTGLFGTLSGMIGPGEVKVVADVLVDYLDTLRIAAGTNITFCGPSGLLVLGELHARGSLTDSIRFTTDTLTNPGRWQGIRFEGNSSASVLEYTEVSDASAIVLGRRQEGGGLRIAGVSPTVSRSLFARLSALRGGGVYCTGTSTPSFTACNFVSCKADSGGVFYVKSGAAPVLDRCNLSGGYARAGGGYLGEGSSGSIRNSRIEGNAAITAGAGIFLTTSSTILENNLLLSNSSAGDGGAIWLSGSSAQVKFCSIAGNSATNGAGVYIRFGTPQINNSIIADNIGGGIYFYVASLSSVRYNCVASNSGGNFVLFANSPTQGPAGIGILDSVNANGDPCDRHYNHIQNPEWVAGTGHNYYLSQIAAGDLVNSPCVNAGDPAVFPPAGTTRTDYLSDINAPDQGYHGPQLLGFAPAINNLAIQCVGDSIHLYWSYENSGIFYIKTDSSSSGAFLTTIAVTADTTVTLPYAAPIHPTRAFFRIVAESAE, from the coding sequence ATGATGAAGCTAAGAATCTGTAACTGGCCTGCGGCCGCTATCGTTTTGCTGTTCTTCGCGTGCAAGTTCGCTGTAGCCGACTCCACGTTTGTTGCGGCCGGAAACGTCAGCGGCATATGGGACGCGGCGGGCAGCCCGTATGTCGTCCAAGGGAATTTGATCGTCCAGGCTTTGGACAGTCTCGAAATCGGCAACGGTGTCACGGTCCACTTTGAAGGACCATACGAATTGCGCGTCTTAGGCTACGTCGCGATTCAGGGACTCGCCGGCGACTCTGTACGGTTCACAACTGACACGCTTACAAATCCTGCAAAGTGGCGCGGTTTGAGCTTTATCAACGCAAATGACTCAAGCTACATAGAATACGCAATCTTCGAAAATGCCTTGGCGAACGGAGCAACGGCCTCCGACAGCCTTGGCGGTGCCATTTTCGCAGGCAGCGGCTCCATGGTCCGGATTGAGAACTCTACCTTTCGTTTCAACAGAAGCTCCGGTGAAGGCGGAGCTGTCTATTTCGCCAACTCAACGCTCCTGATGGACTCCTGTTTTTTCCAGAACAACCTATCGGACAGAGACGGTGGAGCTCTATTCATTCGCAGTTCTGCTGCCAGCATCGTGACACAGACCGTTTTTCAACGTAATAGAGCAGCACGCAGCGGAGGGGGGTTGTTTGTCAGAGGCGGCACCCCACAATTCACAAGCTGTGTATTTGACAGTAATTTGACCGGAGTCAACGGAACCGTACAGCTTCAACTATCAGAAGCTCGCTTTGACAGTTGCCTGTTAACCAACAACATTGCGAATTTGCACGGTGGCGGGTTTTCCTGCGAACAATCCAGCCCACGAATCTACGACTGTGTGATCCAGAATAACTCGACAAACTCTTTCGACGGAGGCGGAGTGTATCTTTGGGAGTCGTCTCCTCATATGCTACGCTGCCAAGTCCTGGGTAATTCTTCAGCAGATGATGGCGGAGGAATACACAGCTATCGCGAGCAATCAAACGGACTTTTCGAACAGTGCGAGATTCGAGGAAACTCGGCAGCTGGCGAAGGGGCCGGCGTATGGGTGACGTTGGACGGTGCCCCATCATTCGTCGACTGCATAATCAGTCAGAATACTGCTGGAACACATGGGGGTGGCGTGTTCCTGAGAAATAACGCTCGTCCATCATTCGTCAATTGCAACATTGACAGCAATCTGGCGCATGGGGACGGTGGAGGAATCTCCATTCGTCAATCGCTCCCCGTACTGGTCGAATGCTCATTCCGTCAGAACACTGCATACGAGAGTGGCGGAGGGGTACAGCTTTGGGAAGCGGCCGATGCAGTGCTTGACGGTTGTGTGATCTCCAACAATTCGGCAAGTCTGCCGGGCGGAGGAATCGCTGCCAATCAGAGCAAGCTGACAGCAACGAATTGTATCGTGGTGCGAAACAACGCTGCTTCGGGTGCGGGCGGAGTAGCTGTTCAAGTCGCAGCCAACGTCAACATTGCTCATGCAACCATTGCCGCAAACAGTGGGCGCGGCGTATCTGTTGAGTCCGGACTTGCGAATATTGAAAATAGTATCATCGCTCACTCCGGCGCGGAGGCCGTGTACTTTTCAGCCGCCGCAAACTCGCGTATAACCTATTCAACGATTTCAGGGATGATTGAGTTTGCCAGTGGCAATTCGGATCAGGGTCCTGCATGGATCGGAGTTCCAGTAGCGGTCAATGGCAACGGCGACTCCTGTGACACGTATTTCAACGTGTTCAGCGATCCGATGTTCACAGACACTACTGGAGGAGATTGGTCATTGTCAACCGGAAGCGCTGCGGTGGGTTCCGGGAACTGGCTATCCGTCACGACGGATCAGATAGGCAATGATAGGCCTTTTCCCGCAGGAACACTTCCTGATATGGGGGCATTGGAGAGTGAACTGGGACAGGCGCCGACAGGATTGTTTGGAACTCTGTCAGGGATGATTGGGCCAGGCGAAGTGAAGGTCGTGGCAGATGTCCTTGTCGACTATCTGGATACCTTGAGGATTGCCGCAGGAACAAATATCACGTTTTGCGGACCGAGCGGCCTGCTCGTACTCGGCGAGCTACATGCACGTGGCTCACTGACGGATTCGATTCGATTCACCACGGATACTCTAACCAATCCCGGGAGATGGCAAGGTATTCGATTTGAAGGGAACTCGTCTGCAAGTGTATTGGAGTATACGGAAGTATCTGATGCCTCGGCGATAGTTCTGGGAAGACGGCAGGAAGGTGGGGGACTACGAATTGCGGGGGTTTCTCCTACAGTTTCAAGAAGTCTGTTTGCCCGTCTTTCCGCACTGCGCGGAGGCGGAGTGTATTGTACCGGTACTTCAACACCGAGTTTCACTGCCTGCAACTTCGTTTCTTGCAAAGCAGACTCCGGTGGTGTTTTCTACGTCAAGAGCGGTGCGGCACCAGTATTAGATAGGTGCAATTTGTCAGGTGGATACGCACGTGCTGGTGGTGGATATCTTGGTGAAGGGTCAAGTGGTTCGATCCGAAACTCCCGCATTGAGGGCAATGCCGCTATTACCGCAGGTGCAGGGATATTTCTCACCACCTCGTCTACGATTCTCGAAAACAACCTATTGCTGAGCAACTCTTCCGCTGGTGACGGTGGCGCGATCTGGCTCTCGGGTTCTTCAGCCCAAGTAAAATTCTGTTCGATTGCAGGAAATTCCGCGACAAACGGAGCGGGTGTTTATATCCGGTTTGGCACTCCTCAGATTAACAATAGCATCATCGCCGACAACATTGGGGGTGGCATCTACTTCTACGTGGCCTCCCTTTCATCGGTGCGCTACAATTGCGTCGCGTCAAACAGCGGGGGGAATTTCGTGCTGTTTGCCAATTCTCCCACGCAAGGACCTGCGGGGATTGGGATACTGGACAGCGTGAATGCAAATGGTGATCCATGCGATCGTCACTACAATCACATCCAGAATCCCGAGTGGGTGGCAGGTACCGGACACAACTACTATCTCTCGCAGATTGCTGCGGGGGATTTGGTTAACTCGCCCTGCGTGAATGCCGGCGATCCTGCCGTGTTCCCGCCTGCCGGTACAACAAGGACGGACTATCTGAGTGACATCAACGCACCGGATCAGGGTTATCATGGACCTCAACTGCTGGGCTTCGCTCCCGCAATAAACAACCTGGCTATTCAATGTGTTGGGGATAGCATTCATCTGTATTGGAGCTATGAAAATTCAGGGATATTCTACATTAAGACTGATTCGAGCTCTTCGGGTGCATTCCTCACAACAATCGCCGTCACTGCCGATACGACCGTTACCCTTCCGTACGCCGCACCCATTCATCCGACCCGGGCATTCTTTAGAATCGTTGCGGAATCCGCAGAGTAG
- a CDS encoding carboxypeptidase regulatory-like domain-containing protein, giving the protein MMTRLLHSLLLTLLCCLITQYSTYAKQPLKNMLTSRLAEIEIKSPLDAQAIQDAGGIFDHYRGSKAHVYLLQEDFDILRARGFNVQWLQEVREEHSPLDEYHENADIEAHFVAWAAAYPSLFTYQSIGNSVQGRPLWFAKISDNVTDDEPEIEVKYIAAMHGDELAGLENCLRLIDTLLTGYGVDPVLTGLVNDFEVWIMPLMNPDGRDAGTLGQRWNANGIDLNRDFPDRVDDSTNTTAGRQIETAHVMNFSATRTFVISANFHGGAVVANYPWDSNYSGSDVFSPTPENTLFHHISLVYSQSNNTMYNNSAFPPDGTTNGADWYQVRGGMQDWNYVWMGCKEVTMEISNTKSGPESALDSLWRENRQSMINYLLTAREGVRGFVTDAESGNPVRARVMLANIPYVTYSSALHGEYFRMLQSGVYSLTFSAPGYESQTVNGVNVVNGTPTILNIQLNPLPRPEIALLPASVEQAMPSCSVTDLELAVQNTGEITLNWDSQELGFSATNYGAGDGGPRWIDSRAPGGPAYSWVDISAIGTAVSFTLDDQNLGPYAIGFTFPFYGMNYTQFRVSANGWLSFTSTATGATSYNNTALPSNSAPENILAVWWDDLSPQRAGTNVRRWTNNLDSLVVSFQNIQSYANNGLYNFEIILTADGGITYLYGNMGTNRLNSSTIGLQNNDRTRGVTVLNNSVYISNDMAIKFCPGVAVQTIPPAGSVAPGQQQLVTLRLSSCCLPDGISLSRLRFTSDDPTRPTVDLPITIDSGNFLAPSPVIDLTIVVTETGAELRWTTAENANSYSIWSSTVWPPEIGNSVLLGTTTGTSFAVSTDLPGTEYFIVVSER; this is encoded by the coding sequence ATGATGACACGTCTGTTACATTCACTACTATTGACATTATTGTGTTGCTTAATAACACAGTACTCGACCTATGCAAAGCAGCCGCTGAAGAATATGCTCACCTCGCGGCTCGCAGAAATTGAGATCAAGTCACCCCTGGACGCTCAAGCTATTCAAGATGCGGGCGGAATATTTGATCACTATCGGGGGTCCAAAGCGCACGTCTATCTGCTTCAAGAGGACTTTGACATTCTCAGGGCACGCGGCTTTAACGTGCAGTGGTTGCAGGAAGTGCGTGAAGAGCACTCACCTCTGGACGAGTACCACGAGAATGCAGACATCGAGGCACACTTTGTCGCTTGGGCGGCAGCTTATCCATCTCTCTTCACATATCAGAGCATAGGCAACTCCGTTCAGGGAAGACCGCTGTGGTTCGCGAAAATCTCAGATAACGTGACTGACGACGAGCCTGAGATTGAGGTGAAGTACATTGCTGCGATGCATGGTGATGAGTTGGCAGGACTCGAAAACTGCCTACGCCTGATCGATACTCTTTTGACCGGTTACGGCGTTGACCCCGTATTGACCGGACTGGTGAACGATTTTGAAGTTTGGATAATGCCGTTGATGAATCCCGATGGTCGGGATGCCGGAACTCTGGGTCAACGCTGGAATGCCAATGGCATCGACCTCAACCGAGATTTTCCTGACCGAGTCGATGACTCGACAAATACGACAGCGGGAAGACAGATTGAGACAGCTCATGTTATGAACTTCAGTGCGACTCGAACTTTTGTAATCTCGGCAAATTTCCACGGCGGGGCAGTCGTTGCGAACTATCCTTGGGACAGCAATTACAGTGGTTCGGACGTTTTTTCCCCAACACCCGAGAACACTTTGTTTCACCACATCTCGCTGGTGTATTCGCAATCGAACAATACAATGTACAATAACAGCGCCTTCCCCCCAGACGGAACAACCAACGGTGCCGATTGGTACCAGGTTCGTGGCGGGATGCAGGACTGGAATTATGTGTGGATGGGCTGCAAAGAAGTTACGATGGAGATCTCGAACACAAAGTCAGGTCCGGAAAGCGCGTTAGATAGTTTATGGCGAGAGAATCGCCAGAGTATGATAAACTACTTGCTCACCGCCCGTGAAGGGGTTCGCGGATTTGTCACCGACGCCGAATCTGGAAATCCTGTGCGCGCACGAGTCATGCTTGCAAACATCCCCTATGTGACGTACAGCAGTGCGCTTCATGGTGAGTATTTCCGTATGCTGCAGTCCGGCGTCTATTCATTGACGTTTTCAGCACCCGGTTATGAGAGCCAAACAGTAAACGGGGTGAATGTTGTGAACGGAACACCGACAATTCTGAACATCCAGTTGAATCCGCTTCCGCGTCCTGAGATAGCTCTCCTGCCCGCCAGTGTGGAGCAGGCTATGCCGAGCTGCAGCGTCACAGATCTTGAACTTGCAGTGCAGAACACGGGCGAGATCACATTGAATTGGGATTCGCAAGAGCTCGGCTTTAGCGCAACAAACTACGGTGCGGGAGATGGCGGACCGCGTTGGATTGACAGCCGTGCGCCAGGAGGGCCAGCCTACTCCTGGGTAGATATCAGTGCAATCGGCACCGCTGTTTCGTTTACGCTGGATGATCAGAATCTCGGCCCTTACGCGATCGGTTTCACTTTCCCGTTTTACGGAATGAACTACACGCAGTTTCGAGTCTCTGCCAATGGCTGGCTGTCCTTCACTTCCACCGCGACGGGAGCGACTTCCTATAACAACACTGCTCTTCCAAGCAATTCCGCTCCTGAGAATATCCTTGCAGTTTGGTGGGATGACCTAAGTCCGCAGCGTGCCGGAACGAACGTGAGACGCTGGACCAACAACTTAGATAGCCTTGTCGTATCATTTCAGAACATCCAGAGCTATGCGAACAACGGGCTATACAACTTCGAGATAATACTGACTGCGGACGGCGGAATAACCTACCTGTATGGAAACATGGGTACGAACCGCCTAAACTCGTCAACAATTGGATTGCAGAATAACGATCGTACTCGTGGCGTTACGGTTTTGAATAATTCGGTCTATATCTCGAATGATATGGCCATCAAGTTTTGTCCCGGTGTCGCCGTGCAAACCATCCCACCAGCCGGATCAGTGGCCCCGGGGCAACAGCAACTTGTAACACTCCGACTGTCATCATGCTGCCTTCCAGACGGGATCAGCCTTTCCAGATTGAGATTTACCTCAGACGATCCCACGCGTCCAACGGTTGACTTGCCCATCACGATTGACTCTGGGAACTTTCTCGCGCCATCGCCGGTTATCGATTTGACGATTGTCGTGACGGAAACGGGTGCAGAACTGCGCTGGACCACTGCCGAGAATGCGAATTCTTACTCCATCTGGAGCAGCACCGTGTGGCCTCCGGAGATAGGGAATTCCGTCCTTCTTGGCACAACAACCGGAACTTCATTTGCCGTCTCGACGGATCTTCCCGGAACGGAGTACTTCATAGTTGTTTCGGAGCGATAG